AAATACTATTTGGGTACTCCTTGCATGACATCATATATGAAAGAGCAGTGAAGACTGACTATGGAACATGTATTGCATTCATATAGGACTACTAACTTTGCGATTTTTATGATTGATCATGTGAATTGCGGTGAGTTTCTATGATGACTAGTGTAACTATAATTGCAGTGAGTATGAATCTGCTTGACTatgattattaatatatttgctTGTGATATACTCGAATATTTTTGTCAATCTTATAGTCTGGATGTACAACTTAATGCGTGTGTATGTGCTAAAGGACTTTGATAATATGTGTATTTACTCTCCTGCCTCTATCGTACTTTACTACCAAACCTCATTCCTCCTTGTTTGTGTTTTATTGGTTTTGTTTGGTCTTAAGTGAACAGGCGAGAAGGATCATAGGAGGGTCATAGTGGTTGGGCAGATGGCTGTTAGACACAGCTACAAAGGGCAGTGtgttgtcatatatatattttgcttgTGTTTTGTTCTGTTTTGTATAGTCTGTTTGTGGGAGCCTAATGTTCTAGACTTATCCTCTTCCTTGTTGTAAATATTCTTGACTTATATAGCGGTATTCACATCCCTTCCTTTTGAAAAACTTATATCTCCCAAATTTGTATAGTTGATGTTTTTAGTACTCGCGAATAGTAAACTGCTTTGTACTTGGACTTTCTCCTACCATATTCTCTCTTATATAGATATGTCCTACTTTGTATGATCCTCAATCAAATATCCAAGATTTTGAATGATATAAAGGCTCTGGCATTCTACTAGCCTTACTACATTCTACTCAAACAGCATAAGTGGGTTACTAATTACTAGATATGCTTGAATCATTAATTATcttttgttgtttaaattacatCAATTCTTATGTGTACAAAATTAATTCAccaattattctttaaaataagttccttgttcacaaaatttaattaaggtCATGTTTGAATCAAGAAAAATTTCCCTATCTTTTTACCACTTTGACGGCTCCCTACAACTAAGATTAGTGATACATAATAATATTCACACTAGGACAAGTGTAACCTACACAGTATTAATACCGAACTCTAGAAATCAGTTGTATTTCAAAAtagtcaaaattattaaatcaaacagttaatataattaaaaagagatTGAACTGTACACAATATTAATAGTGGACTAAAAGTCCATATATCGAACTCTAGAAATCAGTTGTATTTTGAAAtagtcaaaattattaaataagacaGTTGAGATAATTAAAAGGAGATTGAAGTATTTTTGTAGTTTTTGATTtaaggaaaaacaaataaactaaaaaaaaaatttgagtgaTATTAAAAGCAATCCAGGATTATGATTCATTAGTATCAATTTCTCGAAATCCCAATTCCTATGCAATTAATTACCAATAACCAAAGTCAATCATAAACCTATGGTTAAGGtctaatgatattttttgtcttaaacTAATACTCCAGTGATCATGGATATATTGATGTAAGTCAGAggatgtaataataataaaaataatcaattaatgattaattaatctattaagaattattcaaacaatttgatcATGCAATTTGGTATAAAACATTCTTTACCTAGGTCTATCAAATATACACAGATGATCAATACAGTACATCTGATTAAGCATAATAATGATCAATTCTTGAATTAACAATAAGGATaaggaagaaaattaattaataaaaaacattaaggaATTCCATTAAGAATAAAGAAAGGAGTATAATTGGACAGTTATATTATAACCTCTTGACTAGGGTGACTAGCTGCTCACAATCAAAGCACAACCCGAAAATTAGGTAAAAGGTTATAATCCCCTTGTTATTGACATCAACAACCTATTTATAACTTCCTAAAGATAGTTACTCAAATTAGGAAAAACCATGGTCGTGGTCGAAAACTATGACGTTTGAAGCTCTGGGAAGTTGTAGAATGACTACGACCATCATGGTGTGGACTACGATCATGGTGATTTTACCACGACCATGGGAAAGCTGACGttgttcaaaaaggaagtcatcaTATTGTCATGGTCATATTGCTTATCACAGTTGTGGTCAAGTGACAGAGTCTTCAAATCTTCAAAAGAAATGCAAATTTCAACTTGTTCACTCAATTGAGTGGCTAAAACTTCTGCAAGACAAAACTGATATCTAAATATGAGTTTTGTCAAGAAAATgcatgaaaatgacaaaaaactcACACAAAATATCACTCAAAAAGTGGTTTATCAATTAGTTCAAGTTGAAAAGGTTCATGTTTTATTCAAACTCAAATTTTTAAACCTAAGTCCTACATTTTATTAGGTTTGAGTCAACTCGGCTAACCTAATACTGTCTCTAATTTTGTGAGCTCtctttgtaattatttaatacTAAGAGGTCTTATGTTACTTACATTTTTAATGAGTGATAGTGAACCACTATTAGTTAATTAAGACTCATTAGAACATCTTCAACATGATGCTTAAATGAGTTGTTTAAAGTTAAGTAATGTTGCTTAACACAAATTTTTATTGGAGCTTATGACTTGATAATGAATTGTTTATATAAGTAATAGTTGTTTAgttgattattataaaaaaaattcaatttaaaatttaatgtgacTAAAGATAAGTGCTTAATTACTTTAACAACTTAACATTGGAATAAATTTGtgtgaaattttaaaatctatatGACACCGTAgactcataaatttaaaataagtcatCTGTTTaggtaattatatatatagatttctTAGAAAATAATTCTGGTAAGATTAGTTACTATATAGCCAAGTCCATAGTCTTCTTAACTAAGTCAATGGTACGAAAAACTAAGGTACATGCATTACTTGTAGAATAGTAGTCATGATATCTACAATTGTTATtaatattgaaagaaaaattttgaaattaaaattactcaAATACTTGCATCATGGCAGAACTTATCCATTTTAAAGGGGCTTCTATAGGCTTGGAATATGGATGAGATAGTTACTCTATAACTATCCTATACCAACTTTCAGGAGGCCATccaaatcataattaatgaCAGTCTCAAACTCTCAAAACTGATCATTTATTGCCTCTGTGCTGCAAAATATTAAAGATGTTTTGGCTCATGATTAGAGTGTACGTCTGGTCCATACTATTTGAGAACTGAAGCTAAATGAATTTTTTGACCATTTGACTAAGATGGGTGCCATGCAGTATGAAAGTCTGTTTCTGAGCTTATCCTTCGTGAGGATACCATGAGAGTGGCTTTCTCACGTTTGTAATTTTTCTCCTTTCTGTTCCTGACTTATATTTTCGAAccaatacttaaaaaaatattaagagttTAGATATTTTAGACACGACTCAATAATATACACTAAAAATATTAaccgatttttcttattttgagaataactaaaaaaaatcctttgctCTTTAAAGTATTAATTGGATCGCATTTCGGATTTGAGTTTTAGGTATATAAATGCATTAAAtacttgaaaagaaaattttatatttatagtaaTCATATCCgattcaaacataattactttcagtaaaaaatacatatggttaagacaaaaaaaattaattgggcAATACTTATTCAcaagagtaaaataaaattgtataacaCCTATACTTTCATGACATTTTGACGAAAATGGGAATTTTGGAGAAAGTAAATAGGTAAATGGGTTCTTTTGAGAAGTATTTATATGACTGGGATTATTTTAGGTGCCCATTTATCCTCAAGGGGGAGGTgtcacagtttttttttttaattttttacaccaGTTATAtttataaccgatgtagaaaacattttttaaataaccatcGTGCACTATGCATCTTCTACGAATGGGTGTCGCAAACAATCCCTAATCCCTATTATGTaaatacttcacaaaagaaTTCATTTGGTGATTTACTTTCTCCAAAATCCCTATTTTCCCGTCAAAAAGTCATACTTTTATATTCTCTTATCATCAAACCCATAAATATACACTTAAATTAAATACtcaaaaatgagattttatcatttataataatcttatttgacttaaagaaattttttttattaatgcaacataaatcataatcataatttaacGTGATGTGCGTGTCTAGTATGTCAGTTTCATTTCAGTGTCAAAATCCCTGTGTTCACATCAATGCATGATTTAAATGGTACCTAATTAAACAGATAAAGATTCCATATAGACTCAATTCAAAGTAGAGTTGTATAATTCTAATTAGAACAAAGCGAGAATGAAAATCAaagaagatattttaaaaaattcttgagGGAGCCACAGCTCCTCGTTGAAAAAGTAGCTCCGGCGGCCCACTGCTTGGCCCCCTTGATTTGTTTCCCCTTGCTCTTCCAAATTCAGCTTTTGTTTCCCATTATACACCTCTTAAACTCAGACcacttctattaaaaaaaaacaccgaCCACTTATTTCCATTTTATACTATGATACAAGTATTGTCTTTCTCATATAGGTGCTCttaatatagaatttttttttccacatctgataaaagaaaataaaaatatttcataacaaTACAACAttcttaaaaatgttaattaataaataaacagGAATATTGGATCAGAATTGTTTCAACTTAATAAAGTTGTTTCGAGTGTCAGCCTTGAATATTCTTACATTAAATGTTTAGAAGGAGAATTATGTTgtctataaatttataataattctacATAACTCGAAGTTATCTTCACTAACCATATTACTTTTAGTCCAAGATGACTCAAGGATTTGATAAACTGATGATGATATAGCTATGTCCTTGCCACAGGCAAGTTCTTTGCTTTGTGAATTATAATTAAGTTCTTTCCTTCTATCAGATAATATAAGATTCTAAATTTCTGATGTGAAACTATATGAgaagattgaaaataaaagcatataaGAAAAGCATCACCACTGTCAATTTGTACAACTTGCATGAAAAATGTGCTGAAGACAGCACATGTCCTATTTGTTGATTCACCAATTACAGCATattcttttgctatttattCCTTTCTGATACATATTAGCACTGCATGTAACTGTTAAGGCCTTCGAGAGAGACAAAAGCCTGATTGATTTGGAACATGAGTTAAAGCCATTTATTGTAGTTTAAATCCTCTTGTAGATGAAGAGCACCTTTGGCTAAATGATTGATTTCTTCTCCTTTAACAATCTGAAGCCAACTTTGTTGTTGTAGAAGATTCATGATTTCAACATCCCTAACCAACAAATTAAATTCCCTGTAGTTAGATAAGTATACAAAGTAGTACTAATTTGGAGTTGAATACCTTTTCTCTCTACTTTAAGGTGAGGGGATGCTCTTGGATCATCatgcactactaaaaaaaacgtGGTCCATGTAACATGTAATTAAGTCttattaatcttttcttttaattttaaaattttgtttgtcaCTTAAAGATTGGTCGAAACTATGAACAAATGGTCCATGATTgtctaataatttttaagtgaGGGAGTTAAGTACTAGGTTGGATAAGATTCTCTACCTTGGGTGATGGGTTGGCCTAGGAATTCGTTGATAACGAGGCCCTTCATCGTACCCTTCACAAATTATTTCTCCACTCTCATCTTCATAGCATAATATGCCCTGAGACTGGTCCTCATAAATCTGTTTAGAAGCAAAATAGACATCAATTAACACAAAGTTCCTTAAACTCATACTCTAATTTCTGTTTATCAATTAACCGCATAGGACTtgttaaatatatgatttttcatCTTGGTAAGAGTGATGATCATAAAAAAAAGCCTAGCATATAGATATAGATGTAGGGGTATAGTATatagaagaaatataataaGAGATATTGACCTTGTTCTTGATGGATGATGTGATTCTCAATACTACTGGACCAACTGGTGCCTTTTTCTGTGGGACACAGCTTCGTTTGGACACGAACTCTTTGTTTGTATATTTCAGAAATGAACCATATTTCTGAAGTGAGATTTGAGCTGATGAAGAATAACTGTTAACTGCCATCAATTCTaattcttcaagaacatgaagaaggaggataagaagaagaaaaagaataaaagtgtTGATGGATGGCTTATTGATATATAGTAATAATGTAATGATCACATCACAAAATCAATTAGTTATTAACAGTGAGCATCGGTTTGGTGGGCTTTgctcatataataatttaaataattgatgGACCATATCTTGTCACGATGCATTGGCATTAATATATTAGCGGATAAAAAGTTGCTTACGTCTTTAACGgtgttatttatagttttatacacttgttttaattaatcattttttctctttttcatcctATTTCTTACTGTATACACTTTTCATATGTCTTATCTTccataggaaaaaaattatacgatattaaaaggtttttctttttttgaaaggatACTAATTAACCTTTCTGCAGTGAGTTCTACTGTGGGTACTCTTACAGCAAATAAACTTCAATAATAGTTGTTCTCTCCACTAGAAAAAAATCGTCATCCAAAATTATACGGATATTTCTATACTTGATAGTTGATAGTGTTCCTTCTGTCAATTGGGCATTTGGTAGCTGTATTAACGTGTCACCATATAAGGTGGCATTAATGAACTTCATATTGTTTCATTTATGATGTTTAAAAGCAGtatactattatttttcatttacacATCGTGTAGAGGAACGTATCATCTTATAATTGAGACCATGTAAGATACAAAACAACCCGAAAGGaattcacctaaaaaatataactaaacaaGGTTATAATTAAGATCGAAGTTCATCATGATTACGGaaaattaagtataaaaattCTATTGAAATCAATAAAAAGAAAGTGGAAGATATATCCACAAATGGAAATTAGATAGCATActaatctttttaatttgtttattatagttATTGTTTGAAGttaatcactattttttttgtctttaacaGCGTTTGGTAGGAGAAATTGTTTtggtttattaaaaattataagttgaaaattttatgcattaaaagaaaaataagattcagagaaaatgagattttttgcgaatatttcttaatcatttttcaaacaaattttacTCATTCTCACAAAACATTTTACTCATTCTTAGAAAATATGATTCTTGAGATTCATGATTATAAGAAATAATGATTCTTAGACATGAAAAAATTCCAACCCTATTAAATGTTTAAGattataaattagtaattttagtcttaaaaaaaataaacttttcaaaAATTCCTAACTTCAATCTATTGGTCATTTTAATCTCTATATCTTAACCTTAACCAATGATTATTGATAATAACAAAGATGTTGATATGACACGTTAAGTGTCACATAATTAAGATACACACATAACATCATTTTATTccttaaaatataatgaatcaatcactaaaaaagaagtaaaacacaAACTCCTTTTTGGTGATGAAAACCAAGTCATCTCAGCATGAGAAGTGAAGAAGTTCCTCCTATAAGTGAAGAGGAATCCTAAAGAAATAATTGGGTTCCGCATCATCATATGGAGGTGGTGGAGGTAATGGCCAGGGGATATATAGCCACGgcattgatgattttttttttctgatgagCCACGGTTTGATGTTGATGCATTATATTAACATTTgatgtatataaattttatgtcaacgatttttattttttttgttatatgatGCACATATAGACATGCAATGTctatattaacaatttaattttcattacacAAAGTTATACTAATGGAGgctaatcaaacatcaaaccatTAGTGTgcgtaaaaaaatttctttagcaattatgtcttacaatttttgaaatttattgcAAGTATCGGTGTCATGATCgatgttttcatttttcctatttatattCATACTGGCTAAGTCATCACTTGCCttttcctcaaaaaaaaaaaaaaaagaagtcatcACTTGCCAAGAGTTccagataattattttattacggGATTGTAGCAAAAGATAATGTTTTAATTTCCAAAGAAGAAATAGTcaacatattaaatttatcaaaataaacttaacTATTGTGacagagaaaaataaaacaattatatattgaaaCTAGCTAATGTAacgttaaattgtttttataaacAAAGATAAATTGGATCTTAAGCTTCGTTAGGAGTAAGATAAGTCTCAAGGTTCAATCGAATCCACATTCTCATAACGCAGTAACAATCGAACCCACATCCTTAtcaaatatgaatttattttttatcaattagaTCAATCTTAACTGGTTGTgactttatattttaagaattttattaataagTATCCTTACAGTAttaattaaagaactaaaagaaaaaatatttattttataaatcataaaatgtcataaaaaaaagttataaataatataattttaaacatttcaacaaaaaatttatccttataattttttaactaatatattGATACCACCTCTGGGTTTATGTCTTGGTTAGATGTGAGAGTGTAAGAATATGAAAGccaatttttgtaataaaatgcTGTACGGAGCAAATTGATTGGCCTTGTATTGTGCACTGAAGTCTGAAGTGGTTGGATAATGGAAAAATGCAAGGCACTTAAATATTTCAGTTCTCCACATGGCTTCTTAAGGTTGGAAGGGAATTTGTAGACCAAACGCAATAGTTAATGCGTATTGCATCCGACTCTACATTAAATACTAATTCTGACGTGTGTGATAGTGATTGtatattttacgtgcaagaaaTAATGAATCAAGTTTGTGAGAAATGCAGATTCAAATTCTCTATTCCTAGGCAAGTCGAGAACAAAAGATTCCTTCTATTAGTTGATtgcaattttccttttttaaacatttttctatGTGCAACATTGAACC
The Glycine max cultivar Williams 82 chromosome 16, Glycine_max_v4.0, whole genome shotgun sequence genome window above contains:
- the LOC100527099 gene encoding uncharacterized protein LOC100527099, with amino-acid sequence MAVNSYSSSAQISLQKYGSFLKYTNKEFVSKRSCVPQKKAPVGPVVLRITSSIKNKIYEDQSQGILCYEDESGEIICEGYDEGPRYQRIPRPTHHPRDVEIMNLLQQQSWLQIVKGEEINHLAKGALHLQEDLNYNKWL